A section of the Delphinus delphis chromosome 1, mDelDel1.2, whole genome shotgun sequence genome encodes:
- the PSRC1 gene encoding proline/serine-rich coiled-coil protein 1 isoform X4, whose translation MCGRRWEDGASVGTCSGAPGSKLTFAPAGWNMEDLEEDVKFIADETLDFGGLSPSDSREEEDTAVSVTPEKPLRRGLSHRSDPNAVAPAPQSLRLSLGPLSPEKLEEILSEANRLAAHLEQCALQERENTGEGPGPRRVKPSPRRETFVLKDSPVRDLLPTVSSLSRSTPSPSSLTPRLRSSDRKVSVRALRATSGKRPSSMKRESPTCNLFPASKSPASSPLARSTPPVRGKAGPSGRATASEKTWAAKLWACQQDATHQPECTIQQRCPSSRFPASSERTSKTKCRRAQSSCFSATKSSHPWCRSQQSAAPQESCSPRTYQVKRSGQQARIQ comes from the exons ATGTGCGGAAGGAGATGGGAGGATGGGGCATCTGTCGGCACTTGCTCCGGAG CTCCGGGGTCTAAGCTGACTTTTGCTCCTGCTGGCTGGAACATGGAAGATTTAGAAGAAG ATGTAAAGTTTATAGCAGATGAGACCTTGGACTTTGGGGGGCTGTCACCATCTGACAG tcgAGAGGAAGAAGATACAGCAGTGTCGGTAACTCCGGAGAAACCCCTCCGACGAGGTCTCTCCCATCGAAGTGACCCAAATGCAGtggcccccgccccccagagTCTGAGGCTCAGTTTAGGCCCCCTCAGCCCAGAGAAGCTGGAAGAAATCCTCAGTGAAGCCAACCGGCTGGCAGCTCATCTGGAACAGTGTGCCCTGCAGGAGCGGGAGAACACCGGTGAGGGCCCGGGGCCTCGAAGGGTGAAGCCCAGCCCTCGGCGGGAGACCTTTGTGCTCAAGGACAGTCCTGTCCGAGACCTGCTGCCCACCGTGAGCTCTTTGTCTCGGAGCACTCCCTCCCCAAGCAGCCTGACACCCCGACTCCGGAGCAGCGATAGGAAGGTGTCAGTCAGGGCTCTTCGAGCAACATCTGGAAAGAGGCCCTCCAGCATGAAGAGG GAGTCGCCCACTTGCAATCTGTTCCCTGCATCCAAAAGCCCAGCATCTTCTCCTCTTGCCCGATCAACTCCTCCAGTCCGGGGGAAAGCCGGGCCCAGTGGGAGAGCAACAGCAAGTGAGAAGACCTGGGCAGCAAAGCTGTGG GCCTGCCAGCAGGATGCCACTCACCAGCCGGAGTGTACCATCCAGCAAAGGTGCCCTTCCTCCAGATTCCCTGCCAGCTCGGAAAGGACTTCCAAGACCAAGTGCCGCAGGGCACAGAG TTCCTGTTTCTCAGCGACCAAATCTTCCCATCCCTGGTGCCGGTCGCAGCAATCTGCAGCCCCCCAGGAAAGTTGCAGTCCCAGGACCTACCAG GTAAAGAGATCAGGACAGCAAGCAAGAATTCAGTAG
- the PSRC1 gene encoding proline/serine-rich coiled-coil protein 1 isoform X2: MCGRRWEDGASVGTCSGAPGSKLTFAPAGWNMEDLEEDVKFIADETLDFGGLSPSDSREEEDTAVSVTPEKPLRRGLSHRSDPNAVAPAPQSLRLSLGPLSPEKLEEILSEANRLAAHLEQCALQERENTGEGPGPRRVKPSPRRETFVLKDSPVRDLLPTVSSLSRSTPSPSSLTPRLRSSDRKVSVRALRATSGKRPSSMKRESPTCNLFPASKSPASSPLARSTPPVRGKAGPSGRATASPPTSVRPVLAPQPSTSNSQRLSRPQGAAAKPSSRLPVPSAIPRPASRMPLTSRSVPSSKGALPPDSLPARKGLPRPSAAGHRVPVSQRPNLPIPGAGRSNLQPPRKVAVPGPTR, translated from the exons ATGTGCGGAAGGAGATGGGAGGATGGGGCATCTGTCGGCACTTGCTCCGGAG CTCCGGGGTCTAAGCTGACTTTTGCTCCTGCTGGCTGGAACATGGAAGATTTAGAAGAAG ATGTAAAGTTTATAGCAGATGAGACCTTGGACTTTGGGGGGCTGTCACCATCTGACAG tcgAGAGGAAGAAGATACAGCAGTGTCGGTAACTCCGGAGAAACCCCTCCGACGAGGTCTCTCCCATCGAAGTGACCCAAATGCAGtggcccccgccccccagagTCTGAGGCTCAGTTTAGGCCCCCTCAGCCCAGAGAAGCTGGAAGAAATCCTCAGTGAAGCCAACCGGCTGGCAGCTCATCTGGAACAGTGTGCCCTGCAGGAGCGGGAGAACACCGGTGAGGGCCCGGGGCCTCGAAGGGTGAAGCCCAGCCCTCGGCGGGAGACCTTTGTGCTCAAGGACAGTCCTGTCCGAGACCTGCTGCCCACCGTGAGCTCTTTGTCTCGGAGCACTCCCTCCCCAAGCAGCCTGACACCCCGACTCCGGAGCAGCGATAGGAAGGTGTCAGTCAGGGCTCTTCGAGCAACATCTGGAAAGAGGCCCTCCAGCATGAAGAGG GAGTCGCCCACTTGCAATCTGTTCCCTGCATCCAAAAGCCCAGCATCTTCTCCTCTTGCCCGATCAACTCCTCCAGTCCGGGGGAAAGCCGGGCCCAGTGGGAGAGCAACAGCAA GCCCACCTACCTCTGTCAGACCAGTCTTGGCTCCACAGCCTTCTACCAGCAACTCTCAGCGCCTGTCTCGGCCACAGGGAGCAGCTGCTAAACCTTCCAGTCGACTGCCTGTTCCGTCGGCCATTCCCAGGCCTGCCAGCAGGATGCCACTCACCAGCCGGAGTGTACCATCCAGCAAAGGTGCCCTTCCTCCAGATTCCCTGCCAGCTCGGAAAGGACTTCCAAGACCAAGTGCCGCAGGGCACAGAG TTCCTGTTTCTCAGCGACCAAATCTTCCCATCCCTGGTGCCGGTCGCAGCAATCTGCAGCCCCCCAGGAAAGTTGCAGTCCCAGGACCTACCAG GTAA
- the PSRC1 gene encoding proline/serine-rich coiled-coil protein 1 isoform X3, translated as MCGRRWEDGASVGTCSGAPGSKLTFAPAGWNMEDLEEDVKFIADETLDFGGLSPSDSREEEDTAVSVTPEKPLRRGLSHRSDPNAVAPAPQSLRLSLGPLSPEKLEEILSEANRLAAHLEQCALQERENTGEGPGPRRVKPSPRRETFVLKDSPVRDLLPTVSSLSRSTPSPSSLTPRLRSSDRKVSVRALRATSGKRPSSMKRESPTCNLFPASKSPASSPLARSTPPVRGKAGPSGRATASPPTSVRPVLAPQPSTSNSQRLSRPQGAAAKPSSRLPVPSAIPRPASRMPLTSRSVPSSKGALPPDSLPARKGLPRPSAAGHRVPVSQRPNLPIPGAGRSNLQPPRKVAVPGPTR; from the exons ATGTGCGGAAGGAGATGGGAGGATGGGGCATCTGTCGGCACTTGCTCCGGAG CTCCGGGGTCTAAGCTGACTTTTGCTCCTGCTGGCTGGAACATGGAAGATTTAGAAGAAG ATGTAAAGTTTATAGCAGATGAGACCTTGGACTTTGGGGGGCTGTCACCATCTGACAG tcgAGAGGAAGAAGATACAGCAGTGTCGGTAACTCCGGAGAAACCCCTCCGACGAGGTCTCTCCCATCGAAGTGACCCAAATGCAGtggcccccgccccccagagTCTGAGGCTCAGTTTAGGCCCCCTCAGCCCAGAGAAGCTGGAAGAAATCCTCAGTGAAGCCAACCGGCTGGCAGCTCATCTGGAACAGTGTGCCCTGCAGGAGCGGGAGAACACCGGTGAGGGCCCGGGGCCTCGAAGGGTGAAGCCCAGCCCTCGGCGGGAGACCTTTGTGCTCAAGGACAGTCCTGTCCGAGACCTGCTGCCCACCGTGAGCTCTTTGTCTCGGAGCACTCCCTCCCCAAGCAGCCTGACACCCCGACTCCGGAGCAGCGATAGGAAGGTGTCAGTCAGGGCTCTTCGAGCAACATCTGGAAAGAGGCCCTCCAGCATGAAGAGG GAGTCGCCCACTTGCAATCTGTTCCCTGCATCCAAAAGCCCAGCATCTTCTCCTCTTGCCCGATCAACTCCTCCAGTCCGGGGGAAAGCCGGGCCCAGTGGGAGAGCAACAGCAA GCCCACCTACCTCTGTCAGACCAGTCTTGGCTCCACAGCCTTCTACCAGCAACTCTCAGCGCCTGTCTCGGCCACAGGGAGCAGCTGCTAAACCTTCCAGTCGACTGCCTGTTCCGTCGGCCATTCCCAGGCCTGCCAGCAGGATGCCACTCACCAGCCGGAGTGTACCATCCAGCAAAGGTGCCCTTCCTCCAGATTCCCTGCCAGCTCGGAAAGGACTTCCAAGACCAAGTGCCGCAGGGCACAGAG TTCCTGTTTCTCAGCGACCAAATCTTCCCATCCCTGGTGCCGGTCGCAGCAATCTGCAGCCCCCCAGGAAAGTTGCAGTCCCAGGACCTACCAGGTAA
- the PSRC1 gene encoding proline/serine-rich coiled-coil protein 1 isoform X1 yields the protein MCGRRWEDGASVGTCSGAPGSKLTFAPAGWNMEDLEEDVKFIADETLDFGGLSPSDSREEEDTAVSVTPEKPLRRGLSHRSDPNAVAPAPQSLRLSLGPLSPEKLEEILSEANRLAAHLEQCALQERENTGEGPGPRRVKPSPRRETFVLKDSPVRDLLPTVSSLSRSTPSPSSLTPRLRSSDRKVSVRALRATSGKRPSSMKRESPTCNLFPASKSPASSPLARSTPPVRGKAGPSGRATASPPTSVRPVLAPQPSTSNSQRLSRPQGAAAKPSSRLPVPSAIPRPASRMPLTSRSVPSSKGALPPDSLPARKGLPRPSAAGHRVPVSQRPNLPIPGAGRSNLQPPRKVAVPGPTSSTEFDFHPRLWFDGHLHVNGLCS from the exons ATGTGCGGAAGGAGATGGGAGGATGGGGCATCTGTCGGCACTTGCTCCGGAG CTCCGGGGTCTAAGCTGACTTTTGCTCCTGCTGGCTGGAACATGGAAGATTTAGAAGAAG ATGTAAAGTTTATAGCAGATGAGACCTTGGACTTTGGGGGGCTGTCACCATCTGACAG tcgAGAGGAAGAAGATACAGCAGTGTCGGTAACTCCGGAGAAACCCCTCCGACGAGGTCTCTCCCATCGAAGTGACCCAAATGCAGtggcccccgccccccagagTCTGAGGCTCAGTTTAGGCCCCCTCAGCCCAGAGAAGCTGGAAGAAATCCTCAGTGAAGCCAACCGGCTGGCAGCTCATCTGGAACAGTGTGCCCTGCAGGAGCGGGAGAACACCGGTGAGGGCCCGGGGCCTCGAAGGGTGAAGCCCAGCCCTCGGCGGGAGACCTTTGTGCTCAAGGACAGTCCTGTCCGAGACCTGCTGCCCACCGTGAGCTCTTTGTCTCGGAGCACTCCCTCCCCAAGCAGCCTGACACCCCGACTCCGGAGCAGCGATAGGAAGGTGTCAGTCAGGGCTCTTCGAGCAACATCTGGAAAGAGGCCCTCCAGCATGAAGAGG GAGTCGCCCACTTGCAATCTGTTCCCTGCATCCAAAAGCCCAGCATCTTCTCCTCTTGCCCGATCAACTCCTCCAGTCCGGGGGAAAGCCGGGCCCAGTGGGAGAGCAACAGCAA GCCCACCTACCTCTGTCAGACCAGTCTTGGCTCCACAGCCTTCTACCAGCAACTCTCAGCGCCTGTCTCGGCCACAGGGAGCAGCTGCTAAACCTTCCAGTCGACTGCCTGTTCCGTCGGCCATTCCCAGGCCTGCCAGCAGGATGCCACTCACCAGCCGGAGTGTACCATCCAGCAAAGGTGCCCTTCCTCCAGATTCCCTGCCAGCTCGGAAAGGACTTCCAAGACCAAGTGCCGCAGGGCACAGAG TTCCTGTTTCTCAGCGACCAAATCTTCCCATCCCTGGTGCCGGTCGCAGCAATCTGCAGCCCCCCAGGAAAGTTGCAGTCCCAGGACCTACCAG